The sequence GGCGGCGTGGCTGAGCTCATTTTTTTCTCCGGCACCATGGACTGCGGGAAGTCCACCCTGGCCCTGCAGATGGACTACAACCACCGGGCCCGCGGCCGTGGCGGCGTCCGGTTCAGCCGGAATGACCGCGCCGGCGAGTCCAGGATCTCGAGCCGCCTGGGTTTGGAGACGGATGCCGTGGAGGTCCTGGACAGCACCGACTTCTGGGAGGAAGTCATGCTGCGCCGCACCCGGGGCCAGCGGGTTGACTACCTGATCTGCGACGAAGCCCAGTTCTATACGCCCGAACAGGTGGAGCAGCTGGCCAAGGTAGTGGACGAGATCGACGTCGATGTCTTCGCGTTCGGCATCACCGCTGATTTCCGCACCCGGCTGTTCCCCGGTTC comes from Pseudarthrobacter sp. NIBRBAC000502770 and encodes:
- a CDS encoding thymidine kinase is translated as MAELIFFSGTMDCGKSTLALQMDYNHRARGRGGVRFSRNDRAGESRISSRLGLETDAVEVLDSTDFWEEVMLRRTRGQRVDYLICDEAQFYTPEQVEQLAKVVDEIDVDVFAFGITADFRTRLFPGSQRLIELADRVQVLQVEALCWCGRRATHNARTVDGVMVTEGAQVVVGDVDMVMEAAAPEAGHVPVVGYETLCRRHFMRRVTAHGASLMAQQDQLLPFEVDACLWHGSGGPGESRGPGSRD